The following DNA comes from Mycobacterium sp. MS1601.
TTACCGCGACAACAACCTGCGGGCCGACTCCACCGCGGAAAAGCTGGCCAAGCTGCGCCCGGTGTTCGGCGTGCGTAATGGCGACGCGACCATGACCGCAGGCAACTCCACCCCGCTGACCGACGGTGCGTCGGTGGCCCTGTTGTCCAGTGAAGAGTGGGCCGCCGAGCATGGGCACGAGCCGTTGGCGTACTTCGTCGACGCCGAAACTGCCGCCGTGGACTACGTGAGCGGCGCCGACGGCCTGCTGATGGCGCCCACGTATGCGGTACCGCGGTTGCTGGCGCGCAACGGCCTCACCCTGCAGGATTTCGACTTCTACGAGATCCACGAAGCCTTCGCCTCGGTGGTGCTGGCCACGCTGGCGGCCTGGGAGTCCGACGAGTACTGCAAGGAGCGCCTGGGGCTGGATCAGGCGCTGGGCTCCATCGACCGCAGCAAGCTGAACGTCAACGGCTCGTCGTTGGCGGCCGGGCACCCGTTCGCCGCGACCGGCGGTCGGATCGTCGCTCAGTTGGCCAAGCAGTTGGCCGAGCGCAAGAAAGCGACGGGCCAGCCGGTGCGCGGCCTCATCTCCATCTGCGCCGCCGGCGGGCAGGGCGTTACTGCGATCCTCGAAGCCTGATGTCAGGAGCATTCGGGAATTTGCTGAAAAAAGTTGAAAAAACCTTCGGGAGTTTGTAACGCACCGCTTCGGGTAAGCGATGTACCGGATAGCTCCGTGTTGCCGTCTGACCCCCCGACCCGACGGCAACACGGGGCATCCTCTTTCCTCACCACATTCGGTTTTGTGGTTGGAAGGTGCCGCCGCTGGAGCCGAGGGGATTCCGGCGGCGGTTTCCGCCGGCCTGGTCAGCCACCGCTCTAGCGGAACAAACGTCCCCCGAAACACAAAAACCCCCGCCGAGGCGGGGGTTTTCGCGTACCAGCCGAATCAGAACGCGGCTTCGTCGAGCTCCATGATGTCGTTGTCGATGTTCTCGATCACGGCCCGGGTGCTGGTCAGCAGCGGCAGGAAGTTCTTCGCGAAGAACGACGCCACCGCGACCTTGCCGTCGTAGAAGGACTTGTCCGCGCCCGTGGCCCCGGCGTCGAGAGCCGCAATGGCCACGGCGGCCTGGCGGGCCAGCAGCCAGCCGATCATCAGGTCGCCGACGGCCATCAGGAAGCGCACCGAACCGGTGCCCACCTTGTAGATGCTGGCGGCGTCTTCCTGAGCTGCCATCAGGTACCCGGTGAGTGAGGCGGCCATGCCCTGGACGTCGGTCAAGGCGGTGGCCAGCAGTTCACGCTCGGTCTTGAGCCGGCCGTTGCCCGACTCGTTCTTGATGAACTGTTCGATCTGGCCTGCGACGTGAGCCAGTGCCACACCCTTGTCGCGGACGATCTTGCGGAAGAAGAAGTCCTGCGCCTGGATGGCCGTGGTGCCCTCGTACAGCGAGTCGATCTTGGCGTCGCGGATGTACTGCTCGATTGGGTAGTCCTGCAGGAAGCCGGACCCGCCGAAGGTCTGCAGGGACTCGGTGAGCTTGGCGTAAGCCTGCTCGGAGCCCACGCCTTTGACGATGGGCAGCATCAGGTCGTTGACCTTGGCGGCGAGCTCGGGCTCGATACCGTGCAGGGCCTTGGCCACTTCGGCGTTCTGGTGGGTGGCGGTGAACAGGTACAGCGCCCGCAGACCCTCGGCGTATGCCTTCTGCGTCATCAGCGAACGTCGCACATCGGGGTGGTGTGTGATGGTGACGCGCGGCGCGGTCTTGTCGGTCATCTGGGTCAGGTCGGCACCCTGGACGCGATCCTTGGCGTAGGCCAGAGCGTTCAGGTAGCCGGTGGACAGCGTGGCAATAGCCTTGGTGCCCACCATCATTCGGGCCTGCTCGATGACGTCGAACATCTGCGCAATGCCGTCGTGCACCTCGCCGACCAGCCAGCCCTTGGCCGGCACCCCGTGCTGACCGAACGTCAGCTCGCAGGTGGTGGAGACCTTGAGACCCATCTTGTGTTCGACGTTGGTGACGAAGACGCCGTTGCGCTCACCGGGCTCGCCGGTCTCGTGGTCGAAGTGGAACTTCGGCACGAAGAACAGCGACAGGCCCTTGGTGCCGGGGCCCGCGCCCTCGGGGCGGGCCAGCACCAGATGCATGATGTTCTCGAACAGGTCGTCGGAGTCCGCCGAGGTGATGAAACGCTTCACGCCGTCGATGTGCCAGGAGCCGTCTTCCTGCTTGACGGCCTTGGTGCGGCCGGCGCCCACGTCGGAGCCGGCATCGGGCTCGGTGAGCACCATGGTGGCGCCCCAGCCGCGCTCGGCGCCGAGCACTGCCCACTTCTTCTGCTCGTCGGTGCCGTTGTTGTAGAAGATCTCGCACATGCCCGAGCCCATGGCGTACATGTAGGCCGCCGGGTTGGCGCCGAGGACATGCTCGATCAGGGCCCACTGCAAGGCATTCGGCATGGGCATGCCGCCGAGTTCCTCGGCCAGGCCGACCTTGTCCCAGCCGCCCTCGAGCAGCGTGCGCATCGACTTCTTGAATGCGTCGGGCAGCTTGACGGTGTGGGTCTCCGGGTCGAACACCGGGGGATTGCGGTCGCCGTCGACGAAGGACTCGGCGATGGGGCCTTCGGCCAGACGCGCCATCTCGTGCAGCATCTCGCGCGCGGTGTCGACGTCCAGATCGGCGTAGGGGCCGTCACCAAGGGTCTTGTCGACCCCGAGTACCTCGAAGAGGTTGAATTCCTGGTCGCGAACATTGGACTTGTAGTGGCTCACGTGCTTCCTCCTCGATGAGAATCCACTCAGGCTGGGCAAGCTTTCCGG
Coding sequences within:
- a CDS encoding acyl-CoA dehydrogenase; protein product: MSHYKSNVRDQEFNLFEVLGVDKTLGDGPYADLDVDTAREMLHEMARLAEGPIAESFVDGDRNPPVFDPETHTVKLPDAFKKSMRTLLEGGWDKVGLAEELGGMPMPNALQWALIEHVLGANPAAYMYAMGSGMCEIFYNNGTDEQKKWAVLGAERGWGATMVLTEPDAGSDVGAGRTKAVKQEDGSWHIDGVKRFITSADSDDLFENIMHLVLARPEGAGPGTKGLSLFFVPKFHFDHETGEPGERNGVFVTNVEHKMGLKVSTTCELTFGQHGVPAKGWLVGEVHDGIAQMFDVIEQARMMVGTKAIATLSTGYLNALAYAKDRVQGADLTQMTDKTAPRVTITHHPDVRRSLMTQKAYAEGLRALYLFTATHQNAEVAKALHGIEPELAAKVNDLMLPIVKGVGSEQAYAKLTESLQTFGGSGFLQDYPIEQYIRDAKIDSLYEGTTAIQAQDFFFRKIVRDKGVALAHVAGQIEQFIKNESGNGRLKTERELLATALTDVQGMAASLTGYLMAAQEDAASIYKVGTGSVRFLMAVGDLMIGWLLARQAAVAIAALDAGATGADKSFYDGKVAVASFFAKNFLPLLTSTRAVIENIDNDIMELDEAAF